A portion of the Bactrocera neohumeralis isolate Rockhampton chromosome 2, APGP_CSIRO_Bneo_wtdbg2-racon-allhic-juicebox.fasta_v2, whole genome shotgun sequence genome contains these proteins:
- the LOC126761360 gene encoding uncharacterized protein LOC126761360, with product MEWTRERTLTLINEYRKRRGLWDMTHDDYRKKDIKQNLLMEVSNSLGGSISVNEIEKKFHTLRTQYHREINRMNRKEPYNSKWFGFKNLQFLSSPMARRLSRGRIKNEITEDGTVTPKYIIRDSNTHHDSSGSSVNLNNNVNEEFLIHQKSAIAIEPISNSKHYRNTSRSRALEKLIEETTKDIDEADDKQKMTITMEQQCYNNEMQVEDQMNSHRINAEGDEEQLEAIQLQEEEEEITYTSSTGADGCDISHNQQTISTRIIKAQHNNSCNDQEIEYEDEADPSHEDKRVFYSSTGQQNSVPITSTPSAGTHPTNILLNSKIKISSQQKQHLPGRNLDKPTNPNSGPQVFHTSGHIRDEYTTYGEYVSNEMRNITNREVLLGLKHKINTALFEAQMAELRN from the coding sequence ATGGAATGGACGCGAGAAAGAACACTTACACTTATTAATGAATACCGTAAAAGACGAGGTCTATGGGATATGACACATGATGATTATAGGAAAAAGGATATTAAACAGAATCTTCTGATGGAAGTGAGTAATAGTCTTGGTGGAAGCATATCCGTTAACGAGATCGAAAAGAAATTCCACACTTTGCGTACTCAATACCATCGCGAAATAAATCGAATGAATCGTAAAGAGCCCTACAACTCCAAATGGTTTGGTTTCAAGAACTTGCAGTTTTTAAGTTCTCCAATGGCGCGACGGCTCTCGAGAGGacgtattaaaaatgaaattacggAAGATGGGACAGTGAcaccaaaatatattataagagATTCGAATACTCATCACGATAGCAGTGGAAGTTCTGTGAACTTGAATAACAATGtaaatgaagaatttttaatacatcaaAAGTCTGCTATTGCGATAGAGCCCATAAGCAACTCTAAACATTACCGTAATACCAGTCGATCACGCGCATTAGAAAAGTTAATTGAAGAAACTACCAAAGATATTGATGAAGCTGATGATAAGCAAAAAATGACTATTACAATGGAGCAGCAATGTTATAACAATGAAATGCAAGTTGAAGACCAAATGAATAGTCATAGAATAAACGCAGAAGGAGATGAAGAACAATTGGAAGCTATTCAATTAcaggaggaagaggaagaaatCACATACACATCTTCGACAGGAGCTGATGGCTGTGATATTTCTCATAATCAGCAAACAATATCTACACGTATTATAAAAGCTCAACATAATAATTCATGCAATGACCAAGAGATTGAATATGAAGATGAAGCTGACCCGTCACATGAGGATAAACGTGTTTTCTATAGCAGCACAGGACAACAAAATTCCGTGCCTATAACATCCACGCCTTCTGCAGGTACACATCCAACAAACATATTGTTAAAttccaaaatcaaaatcagCAGTCAACAAAAGCAACATTTGCCAGGACGAAATCTGGATAAACCAACCAATCCGAATTCTGGACCGCAAGTATTTCATACATCAGGTCATATACGCGACGAATATACTACTTATGGCGAATATGTATCTAATGAAATGCGTAACATAACGAATCGTGAAGTGTTATTAGGccttaaacataaaataaatactgcTCTTTTCGAAGCGCAAATGGCTGAACTAcggaattaa